AGTGTTTACCATCAGCCGCTAAATTGAAGAGCAATTGGTACACGGGATAAATAGCATTACAAACAAGCTCTACTTGGTCAAAAACCGTTGACGCGGTGATTTTTACCCCAGTAATTTTTGAATACTGCTTTGACGATAAAAAGGCAGTCCAGCAAAGTATTTATAAATCGCCATTAAAGAACGTGCTGAATAACCATATTTTTGAGTACTTAAGCCATCGGTTAAGACATCGTCCGGCAGTGGTGCGGTAAAATAAGCACCGCAGGTATTACAACGAAGACGCTCCATGACATGCTGCTCAGGTTTGAAAGGACTTTGTCCGGTGATACGTAGCAAGCTACCTGGCTCGGTTTTATAAACCTTACCGGTTAAGCACTCAACACAGGTATCGCCTTTATTTACGTCAACTAGTCCATGAACGATAATCGTGGGTTTAACCGGGGTGAAACCTTCACCATTATCGTTGCTACGCTTTTTATTTTTCTTGCCCGATGACGCTTTAGTTTGCTTAAGCACCGAGCCTAGTTTTTCAGATGATTTTTCAATACCTAACAATTTTCGCAGTTTATGCACGGTAACATCATGATTCGCTAAGCGGGTTTGCGTGGTGGCTAAGGTCAATAACGCATCAAGTAATAACTGATAATCCTCTGGGCTTAAGGCCAGATTGTTTTCTTTGGCCTCGTTCACGCGCTCTATCAGCGCTTCAAGGGCTTTGCCATCAATGTCGGTAAAAGGTTTGCTCACGGTACGTCCAGAGTTTTAGTGTTTGGTACAGGTTTATTTTGCAGGCATTATGATCCGATAAAAGTAAAAATCAAGTGTTTATCTCAATGATTTTACTCAGTAAAGAGGATCCGTTTTTTCCCATAATGGATCGTTGTCACACAATAGTTTTCGCAGTTTTTTCGCGATGATCTGTTCAATACTTTTGTTTGATGACGGCCAATTTTGAAACTTTCCTTTAGATAAACGCTTGGTCATGAGCCAAAAGCCAGTACCATCATACGATAATGCGCGCACCATGGTTTTATTGCGATTAATAAAGACAAACACAGTACCCGAACGTGGGTTGACCGATAATTTATAACGGCATGTTGCGGCTAAACCATCAATGCCCTGGCGAAAATCAGCGGGTTCAATCGCGATTAATATGTGGGTGTCAGCGGTTAAATGGATCATGATTTCATTGCCCCAATGAGCGAAATGATGATGTTAGTATCAATAACACCAGATAAAGACATTTCATTACCTTGGGCAAAGCGTAGTTCAACAGTAAAGGGCGGTTGTGTGAGTAATGGCGGTGGTGAAATAGGAAGGTGCACAAATAGCGGTGCTTTTTCAGCAGGTTCAAGCGTATTTCGCCATTGCTTGAGCTGGCCGCCACTGATCCTTAATGCTGATGTTATTTTGCTAGAAGAATAGTGATTGAGTAATGCTACGGCTTGCTCACGCAATGCGATGGGCGTTGTGACTTGACGACCACTTCTGTTGCTACGCCAGTGCTCAAAAGCAGTAACGACCGTTGTTAATTGATCTTGGTTTGGCATGATTGCATCCTAGTAATTTGGTTGCGATCATTAAAACAGATCAAAAGGGGGAAGTTGAGCTAGGCTGCCGTAAGCTCACCGCTATTCATCCGGTACGTGCTTTTTTAATTCAATTTTTAAATATAGCCGGTGTTGGCCCAATCTTCGGTCCAATATTAGGTGCTTTATATGGCCCTGTTGCGTTGGTATGGATTGTACTGGGTAATGTATTAGGCGGTGCGGTACACGACTTCTTCTCAGGTGTTATGAGTATAAAAGAAGATGGCAAAAGTTTACCTGAGATAGCCGGAAAATATTATAACGTGGTGTTTAAAGGCTTTATGCTGTTATTTACTGCCATGTTACTGTTTTTTGTTGGTGTAGTATTTATTATGAGCCCGGCGGGCTTATTGAGTAACTTAGATTTTTTTAAAGGTACTATTTTTGCTAACAATACTTTTTGGGTATTAACTATTTTAGCGTATTACTTTTTTGCAACCTTGTTACCTATTGATAAAATAATTACTAAATTTTATCCTTTCTTTGGTTTATTAATGATTGTAATGACAACAAGTGTTGCTATTGCATTATTGATTAACGCACCACACTTACCGGTAGCCGGGGACTTTTTAGCCTATTTTGAAGCTGACCATGCACATGACTTTTTAGAACCAAATCCTGATGGCTTACCTACTTGGCCATTACTATTTATTACCATTACTTGTGGTGCTATTAGTGGCTTTCATTCTACTCAAGCGCCAATTATTGCTCGTTGTTTAACAAATGAAAAATACGTTCGCCCAGTATATTATGGTGCGATGGTATGTGAAGGAATGGTTGGTTGTGTTTGGGCTTTAGCCGGTATTGCTGCGTTTCCAGAAGGTTATGCAGGTTTAAAAGTATTGCTTGATCAAGGTGGTCCTGGTTTAGTGGTTAACCATGTAGCAAACAGTTATCTTGGTGTGTTTGGCGGTATTATGGCGATAGTTGCTGTAGCTGTTTTCCCTATTACTTCTGGTGATACTGCATTCCGTTCATTACGCTTAACGGTTGTTGATGCTTTTAATATTCCACAAAGTTTACGTAATAGATTATTACTTGCTGTGCCTATTTTAACAATTGCCTACTTTATGACTAAGTTAGATTTTTCGCTTATTTGGCGTTATTTTGCCTTCTCAAATATGCTGCTTTCTACCAGTGTATTGTGGCTTGCAACCAAATATTTATTCGACCGTGGCACATTCCATTGGATTGCTAGTATACCAGCAGTAATCGCAACAGCAGTGACATTGTCGTATATTATGACAGCGTCAATAGGTTTCAACATATCAAGTGATTTTGGTAAGCCAATTGGGGCTGTTACCGCTATTATTGTTTTAATTGGACTTGCTATAGTGCATGCAACTAAGTTTAAAAAAAGAGTTGAAGTTTAGTTAGCCTAAAATTTAACTTTAGCCCTAACTTAGCTTAGCACTGAGATTAGCTTAGCAATAAAATACTAAAGCCGTTGTAGTTGTATCGTCAATTACAGCGGTTTTTTTATATCCTATTATTTATCACCTATCACCTATCATCCATCATTTGGCTGTATTAAATATGACGGAAACGTTAAAAACAGTTGTGCTTTTATCAACACATAGTTGCCAGTTTAAATGCTCACAAATACGTTCAATAATGACAAGACCATAACCAAAACCTGGTTCAATATCCGAAGCATCATATAAATTTGATAGCGTTAGTTTATTAGCTGTAAGCTTAACGTTGATACTTGTCATCTGATCTGCAGTTTTAACGTCATTATTAGCTTTAACGTCATTATCAATGTTAGAAATATTTTCTGTTACTGGGCTGAGTGAGTAATTAAGTGCATTTTTAAATAAATTATTGATCACCACTTGCACCATATCTAGCGGTGCAAATATATGTATATCGTTTTCAATTTCAATGCCTAACGTTAATTCTCGTCGAAGAAGTTGTACCTGTAACTGTTCTATTTTTTGCTGAAGTAATTGATCAAGTGAAATATCTTCAAAGTGATGTTTGTCTATTTGTTCTTTTCCCAACAGTAGAAAGGTATTTGTTAATAAACTAATGTCGTTGCTTGCTTGAATAATACGTTGTGTAGCTTTGGTGGCTAATTGATTATTAAATTCAATGCTTGTTAGCATTTCGCCAGATCCTTTCAACACCATAAGTGGTGTTCTTATTTCATGTGCCGCAAAGTGGCTAAATTCTTGTTCACGTTTAAAAAATTGAGCAATGCGTACCTTACTATCTAATAGTGCTTGTTCAATAATCGCTATTTCTTGATAATCAGCATCAACGTCAAACAGCGGGTTAGCGGGTGCCATTTGGGCTATTTTTTGTTGAACCTTAACGAGGGGAACTGCGATTAGCCTCACCAAGTAAAAACCTAAAGCTATCATTACAGCAAGTAATGCGGTACCAAATATGAGTGAAAATATAAGTAGTTTAGTTTCATATTCATCTAAATAATCATCAGCATTGTCTTTAAATACAATATAAAATAAGTCTTTCCCGTTAGGGTGCTCTCTCACTAAAAAGTGCTTATCTTCCGGTCCTAAATGATGTTCATAAAACCCAGGGTGTTGATACGAGGTTAGCCATTCGGGAAGGTTTTCGACCTTGTCATAAAAATCAAATTCATATTGATTAGGTAACACGGGCATATTCGGCGTAGAGTTATTAGGGAGGGCGTGAAGAGATTTAACACTTTGAATATAAACGTTAGCTTCGGCATCCAACCAATGCTGTAAACTAATTATTTCCATTTGATCTTCAGCCACAATAATAATTAGGCTAAATAATGCAATAAAAAGGGCGGCTGTTGCGCTGTAAATTAAAATTAAGCGATTAAATAATTTAGGCTTAGTTGACAAGTTTAAATCCTTGACCGTGTAAGGTTTCTACACTGTTGGTATTGATGCCTTTATTAAGAACTTTGCGTAATGCATAGATGTGACTGCGAAGCGCATCGCTTGGTGGCTCTTCATCTCCCCATATTTGTTCAATCATTTGTTGCCTAGATACAACCGTTGGAAATTTTTGCATTAATAAACGCATCATTTGATGCTGTATTTTACTCAGTTTAATTGGTTCATTATTTCTATAGAGTGAATTTGTTTGTAAATTATAATATAAATCGCCTACCGTTAATGCTTGCTTATTGCCACTTTGTCCACGTTCTCCAAGTGAGTCAATACGAAGCAAAAGCTCTTCTAAGGCAAATGGCTTAACTAAGTAATCATCGCCCCCGACATTAAATGCCTTTCTTTTATCTTCTAAACTATCTCTGGCTGTTAAAAAGAGAATAGGGGTATTAATTAAATACTCATTTCGTAAACGTTCAACAGTCGCTATACCGTTTAACTTTGGCATCATGATGTCCATAATAATAACATCAAATGATTGTGTTTTTATTTGGCTGATTGCCGCTACACCGTTGTATGCGAAATCAACAATATGACCATGCAAATCTAAGTAGTCAACAATGGTTTCCATTATCGCTATGTCGTCTTCTACAATCAGTATTTTCATTCATATCTCAAAATTAAAAATAATCGGTACACTTCAAGCATCATTATACGCTTGAAGTGTACTCGTATTGATTAGGGATTAGTAATTTCAATCACATCTACGTCTATTTCGGGTGATTGTAAGAAATCTTTTTCTACGTCACCTAATATTGTAATGAGCGTGTTTTCATCAAATTGCTGTTTAGGAAACACATGATTGTCTATTTCTACACGTATTTGTTTATCACCGCTTTTAAAAATGTATTTATCACTACTGACTTTTTTTATTAAGTAACCGGTTAATTTTACATCTTGATCATCAACAGGGTCTTCTAAAATAGAAGCAATATCAGTATTTACATGTAGGTTATAACCAAAACTTTCAGCAAATACAGGTTTTAACGTTGTTAAGAGTAAAAGGCCTAAGACGATTAACATTATTACTTTTTTCATGTGATCTTTCCTAATGATAGTATTAAGTTAAAAGGTATAGCTTGCACTAAGCATTAACGAGGCATTACCTACTAAGCTTGATCTCGCATATTGAGCTTTAGCTGTTATATCAATATTTTTATAGACTTGATACTGAAGGCCTATCGCTGCAAGACCACCAATACTGGTATCACTTTGTTGAACATTAATGTGATTAATGTCAGGTCCATTTTCAACGTCAATTTTATAACTCGCATTAAAGTCTGCATCATGATGTAAAATACCAACAGCACCAACTAATTTTAAATTATCGTTAAGAGGATATAAATAGGTTGCTGCTATTGATATTTGCGTATAGTCAGCATCAGCTTCCCATTCTTCTTCCTGTGTATAATCAATGACTGTTTCAAGCTCTGTACTTTGTTCAAATGCTGTAAAAGCAAGCTCTACTCCCCAATTGTTATCAAACTTATATCCAGCAAATATATGAAAGTCGCTGCTTGTACCTTCTTTTTGTAAATTGAGTGTTACGTTATTCACCGACGTAGATTTCATCGCATTATCTTGAATGCTTGGGTTATTCGTTTGAATACCTGCACCAATGTAAGTATTAGCTAAGGTAGTAAGTGGCGTACATAAGGCAAGTAGGTATAGGTAAGTTTTTTTCATGGTTGTTTCTTATTCTTATCGTGTTTAAAAGATAGAGTAATTACACCATAGAGAATGTGAAGAAAATGTGAGGAGAAAATAATTTTTTATTTTTATATTAATATTTGTTCTTATATTAATACTCGTTTTACTCAGTTATTACTTACTTGAACTAATTAAAATGTTTTACAGCGTGGTGCTCTTAATATTAATAGCCCGCTATTGCTCAACTGAGCGACTTGCCTTGATTTATTCATTGCCGTATTGCTAGCTCATAAACTTAATGAAAAAGCGAAGAATGTAAGGTAATACTTATTATAAGCTTTGCTTGTTACTCAAATAAGGATTGCCTTTTATCCTAAAAAGCGTATAATACGCGAGCTTTTCTGTCGCCTATAGACAGGAAGTGTCTGGAAAATCCGTTTTAACACTAAAATATAAGAGGGCGATATGGTTACCATTCGTTTAGCTCGTGGTGGCGCTAAAAAGCGTCCATTCTATCAGGTTGTTGTTGCAGATAGCCGTAACTCTCGCGATGGTCGTTTCATCGAGAAAGTTGGTTTCTTCAACCCAACAGCACAAGGTCAAGCTGAAAAATTACGCTTAGACCTAGACCGTATCAACCATTGGGTTGGTCAAGGTGCTGGTTTATCTGATCGTGTGGCTAAGTTAGTTAAAGATGCTCAAGTAGCAGCTTAATAACAAGCTTAGTAGGCAATAGTAGAAATTAGTGAGTTGTTATGAGTACACAAAATCAAATTACCTTAGGTAAAGTAGGCGCTGTTTACGGTATCAAAGGTTGGTTGAGAATTCATTCATTCACAGATGAAAGCGATGCCATACTTGACTATTTTCCTTGGTCATTAAAATTAGGAAATAATACGCGAACAGTAGATGTTACTGATTGGCGCAAGCACAACAAAGGCTTAGTCGTAAAAGTTGCAGGTATTGATGACAGAGATGATGCGCAAGCATTGGTCGGTTCTGACATATTAATCAATGAAAGTTCATTGCCAGAATTATCGAAAGGTGATTATTACTGGCGTGACTTAATCGGCATGGCTGTTGTTACTACCCAAGGTTACGATCTTGGTGTGGTATCTGACATGTTGGAAACTGGCGCTAATGATGTACTGGTTGTGAAAGCGAACCTTAACGATGGCTTTAGTAAGAAAGAGCGGTTAATTCCTTATCTTTTAGAACAAGTTGTTGAGTCGGTAAGCATTGAGAATAAACAAATTTGTGTTGACTGGGACCCAGGTTTCTAGCTTGTGACTAGTGTTGATTCTTCATTGAAGAAAAGCAAAATGTGGATAGGGGTGATAAGCCTTTTTCCCGAGATGTTTGACGCTATCACTGAGTATGGGGTGACAGGCCGAGCGATACGCGGTGGGTTAATTGAGTTTCATAAATGGAACCCAAGAGACTTTACGCATGATCGACATCGTACCGTTGATGATCGTCCTTATGGCGGTGGTCCAGGTATGTTGATGATGGTGCAACCACTACGTGATGCTATTAATTCTGCGCGTAAAGCTGCAGAAGAAAATGGTAGAAAAGCGAAGGTTATTTATTTGTCGCCGCAGGGACGAAAACTGGACCAAGCAGGTGTAAGTGAATTAGCGCAAGATGACTGCCTGATATTTATAGCAGGTCGTTATGAAGGCATAGACGAGCGATTATTAGCGTCAGATATTGACGAAGAATGGTCGGTTGGCGATTACATTTTAAGTGGTGGGGAACTGCCAGCGATGAATGTAATTGATGCTGTAGCACGATTAGTGCCGGGTGTATTGGGACATAAAGAATCAGCAGAGCAGGACTCCTTCTCTAACGGTTTATTAGATTGTCCTCATTATACTAGGCCAGAAGTACTAACTACCGCTTCGGGGGATGAAATGTCAGTACCAAAAGTTTTGTTAAGTGGTAATCATGAACACATACGCTTATGGCGCCAAGAACAGTCTCTATTGAGAACATGGACCAGAAGACCAGAATTATTAACTAACCTAGCTCTGACAGATGAGCAGGATAAAATGTTAGTTTCTATTAAGAAACGCATAAGTTCCACTTAGACTGTGCATACTAGGAAGAAGGTATTATGAGTAAAATTATTGAAATGCTCGAGCAAGAGCAATTAAAAAAAGACCTACCAGATTACGCTCCAGGCGATACTGTTGTAGTTCAAGTAAAAGTTACTGAAGGTGATAAATCACGTCTTCAAGCATTTGAAGGTGTTGTTATTGCTGTTAAAAGCCGTGGCTTACATTCTGCATTCACTGTTCGTAAAATCTCGAACGGTGTTGGTGTAGAGCGTGTATTCCAGACACATAGCCCAATTGTTGATTCAATTGCAGTGAAACGTCGCGGTGACGTTCGTCAAGCGAAACTTTACTATCTTCGTGAACGTTCAGGTAAATCTGCACGTATCAAAGAGAAATTGGCTAAGAAGTAACTTTTTAAAAGTTAAGCTTCAAGCTGCTTTCCTCGTAAAGAAAGGGTGAATATTAAATTATTCACCCTTTTTTATTTCTAATTATCAGTAGATATAAGGACGGTTGATAATACCAGTTTTCAATCACTCCTTCGTAAAATCTACTTTGAAAAACAACATCTCACTAGAGTCTTAAAAATTTAATCTATATTTTTCAATTGATTAAAAACGCTCTAAAATTGAATGATATTTAATCGTTTTATTTAACTATATATGCCAATATAGTGATTCATTTATTAGGAAAATAACAATGAATAAATTAGTGCTAAGCTTTATTCTGCCATTTATTATTGTATTGACGGGATGCCAATCGAGCAATCATTTAGAAAGCAACGAGCAAGTGATTATACCATCTGATGTACTTGTTGCTACGAATTGGACATTAGCTGAAATTAACGGGGTTAAAGCTCAAAATGACAGCCAAGACAAGAATATAATTCTGCACGCTAACGATAATCGTGTGACTGGCTTTGCTGGTTGTAATCATTTTTTTGGAAGCTTTGAAGCTGAAGATTTAATTGATGGACTAGGTAAACTAAAATTTCACCATATTGGTTCAACAAAAATGGCTTGTTTAAATGTTGAAATAAATGAAAAAACCTACTTTAATGCTTTAAGTGATACCGTTTTTTATCAACTTGATGAGAGTTCATTAACATTGCTTAATGAAGCATTAACCGTATTAGCTATATTTAAAAATAAAAAATAAAAAATAAAAAATAAAAAATAAAAAATAAAAAATAAAAAATAAATTTAATGTTTGATGTATTTCGAACTTAAATATAAAAAGAGGGAATTTTATGAAAAAAGTGTCAAAAATAATTGCTGTTTTCATTGCTGCTTTCTGGAGTTTTAACTTATTCGCCACAAGTTTACAAGTTGGTGCACAAGCGCCAAACTTTAGATTACAAGATACTACAGGCGAATATTTTCAACTGAGTGATTACTTGGGTAAAAAGGCGGTGGTTTTAGCTTGGTATCCGATGGCTAATACGCGTGGCTGTACTATTGAATGTAAATCATTAGTAGAGCAAGGTCATCTAATTAGAGAGTATGATGTGCGCTATGTTATGGCGAGTGTTGACCCGTTAAATGATAATAGAGATTTTGCTAAGAAAATTGCTGCGGACTTCCCTATGTTAAGTGATC
The sequence above is a segment of the Colwellia sp. 20A7 genome. Coding sequences within it:
- the tnpB gene encoding IS66 family insertion sequence element accessory protein TnpB (TnpB, as the term is used for proteins encoded by IS66 family insertion elements, is considered an accessory protein, since TnpC, encoded by a neighboring gene, is a DDE family transposase.) — translated: MIHLTADTHILIAIEPADFRQGIDGLAATCRYKLSVNPRSGTVFVFINRNKTMVRALSYDGTGFWLMTKRLSKGKFQNWPSSNKSIEQIIAKKLRKLLCDNDPLWEKTDPLY
- a CDS encoding carbon starvation CstA family protein produces the protein MHPSNLVAIIKTDQKGEVELGCRKLTAIHPVRAFLIQFLNIAGVGPIFGPILGALYGPVALVWIVLGNVLGGAVHDFFSGVMSIKEDGKSLPEIAGKYYNVVFKGFMLLFTAMLLFFVGVVFIMSPAGLLSNLDFFKGTIFANNTFWVLTILAYYFFATLLPIDKIITKFYPFFGLLMIVMTTSVAIALLINAPHLPVAGDFLAYFEADHAHDFLEPNPDGLPTWPLLFITITCGAISGFHSTQAPIIARCLTNEKYVRPVYYGAMVCEGMVGCVWALAGIAAFPEGYAGLKVLLDQGGPGLVVNHVANSYLGVFGGIMAIVAVAVFPITSGDTAFRSLRLTVVDAFNIPQSLRNRLLLAVPILTIAYFMTKLDFSLIWRYFAFSNMLLSTSVLWLATKYLFDRGTFHWIASIPAVIATAVTLSYIMTASIGFNISSDFGKPIGAVTAIIVLIGLAIVHATKFKKRVEV
- a CDS encoding sensor histidine kinase translates to MSTKPKLFNRLILIYSATAALFIALFSLIIIVAEDQMEIISLQHWLDAEANVYIQSVKSLHALPNNSTPNMPVLPNQYEFDFYDKVENLPEWLTSYQHPGFYEHHLGPEDKHFLVREHPNGKDLFYIVFKDNADDYLDEYETKLLIFSLIFGTALLAVMIALGFYLVRLIAVPLVKVQQKIAQMAPANPLFDVDADYQEIAIIEQALLDSKVRIAQFFKREQEFSHFAAHEIRTPLMVLKGSGEMLTSIEFNNQLATKATQRIIQASNDISLLTNTFLLLGKEQIDKHHFEDISLDQLLQQKIEQLQVQLLRRELTLGIEIENDIHIFAPLDMVQVVINNLFKNALNYSLSPVTENISNIDNDVKANNDVKTADQMTSINVKLTANKLTLSNLYDASDIEPGFGYGLVIIERICEHLNWQLCVDKSTTVFNVSVIFNTAK
- a CDS encoding response regulator transcription factor, whose product is MKILIVEDDIAIMETIVDYLDLHGHIVDFAYNGVAAISQIKTQSFDVIIMDIMMPKLNGIATVERLRNEYLINTPILFLTARDSLEDKRKAFNVGGDDYLVKPFALEELLLRIDSLGERGQSGNKQALTVGDLYYNLQTNSLYRNNEPIKLSKIQHQMMRLLMQKFPTVVSRQQMIEQIWGDEEPPSDALRSHIYALRKVLNKGINTNSVETLHGQGFKLVN
- a CDS encoding YgiW/YdeI family stress tolerance OB fold protein; the encoded protein is MKKVIMLIVLGLLLLTTLKPVFAESFGYNLHVNTDIASILEDPVDDQDVKLTGYLIKKVSSDKYIFKSGDKQIRVEIDNHVFPKQQFDENTLITILGDVEKDFLQSPEIDVDVIEITNP
- a CDS encoding AcfA family outer membrane beta-barrel protein, giving the protein MKKTYLYLLALCTPLTTLANTYIGAGIQTNNPSIQDNAMKSTSVNNVTLNLQKEGTSSDFHIFAGYKFDNNWGVELAFTAFEQSTELETVIDYTQEEEWEADADYTQISIAATYLYPLNDNLKLVGAVGILHHDADFNASYKIDVENGPDINHINVQQSDTSIGGLAAIGLQYQVYKNIDITAKAQYARSSLVGNASLMLSASYTF
- the rpsP gene encoding 30S ribosomal protein S16 — its product is MVTIRLARGGAKKRPFYQVVVADSRNSRDGRFIEKVGFFNPTAQGQAEKLRLDLDRINHWVGQGAGLSDRVAKLVKDAQVAA
- the rimM gene encoding ribosome maturation factor RimM (Essential for efficient processing of 16S rRNA), yielding MSTQNQITLGKVGAVYGIKGWLRIHSFTDESDAILDYFPWSLKLGNNTRTVDVTDWRKHNKGLVVKVAGIDDRDDAQALVGSDILINESSLPELSKGDYYWRDLIGMAVVTTQGYDLGVVSDMLETGANDVLVVKANLNDGFSKKERLIPYLLEQVVESVSIENKQICVDWDPGF
- the trmD gene encoding tRNA (guanosine(37)-N1)-methyltransferase TrmD, whose product is MWIGVISLFPEMFDAITEYGVTGRAIRGGLIEFHKWNPRDFTHDRHRTVDDRPYGGGPGMLMMVQPLRDAINSARKAAEENGRKAKVIYLSPQGRKLDQAGVSELAQDDCLIFIAGRYEGIDERLLASDIDEEWSVGDYILSGGELPAMNVIDAVARLVPGVLGHKESAEQDSFSNGLLDCPHYTRPEVLTTASGDEMSVPKVLLSGNHEHIRLWRQEQSLLRTWTRRPELLTNLALTDEQDKMLVSIKKRISST
- the rplS gene encoding 50S ribosomal protein L19, which produces MSKIIEMLEQEQLKKDLPDYAPGDTVVVQVKVTEGDKSRLQAFEGVVIAVKSRGLHSAFTVRKISNGVGVERVFQTHSPIVDSIAVKRRGDVRQAKLYYLRERSGKSARIKEKLAKK
- a CDS encoding META domain-containing protein, with the translated sequence MNKLVLSFILPFIIVLTGCQSSNHLESNEQVIIPSDVLVATNWTLAEINGVKAQNDSQDKNIILHANDNRVTGFAGCNHFFGSFEAEDLIDGLGKLKFHHIGSTKMACLNVEINEKTYFNALSDTVFYQLDESSLTLLNEALTVLAIFKNKK
- a CDS encoding peroxiredoxin family protein — protein: MKKVSKIIAVFIAAFWSFNLFATSLQVGAQAPNFRLQDTTGEYFQLSDYLGKKAVVLAWYPMANTRGCTIECKSLVEQGHLIREYDVRYVMASVDPLNDNRDFAKKIAADFPMLSDPTKETAKAYDVLNVFKVASRVTFYISKQGKILKIDEDVKPASAAEDIAKSLKALNITLASSN